GACGCATTTCCAGCGGCCCACAGGCCGTGGCATACAAGCTGCCTGCTGGATACAAGGGTTGCGCGGTCCGGCGACAGGTTCGCGCCATGATGGAGGGGGTTCGGCCATGACGATGAAATATCGCCTCGACCGGCGCGCTGCGCTCGGCCTGCTCGGTGGCTCGGCCGCCTCGGTGCTGATCCCGGTGCCGGGTGCGCGCGTCAACGCGCAGACCCTCGACAAGGTCAGCTACCAGACCAACTGGCGCGCCCAGACCGAGCATGGCGGCTTCTATCTCGCCGCCGCCAACGGCATCTACAAGAAGTACGGCCTCGACGTCGACATCCGCCCCGGCGGCCCGCAGCAGAACCCGACCCAGCTCCTGCTCGGCGGCCGCGTCGACATGATCATGGGCAATTCGCTGGAGGCGCTGAGCTTCGCGCAGGAGAACCTGCCCTTCCTCTGCATCGCCTCGATCTTCCAGAAGGACCCGCAGGTCCTGATCTCGCATCCCGGCCAGGGCAACGACTCGCTCGCCGCCCTCAAGGACAAGCCGATCCTGATCGCGGCCCAGGCCCGTGTCGGCTTCTGGCCCTTCCTGAAGCTGAAATTCGGCTTCCGCGACGAGCAGATCCGGCCCTACACCTTCAATATGGCGCCGTTCCTGGCCGACAAGAAGCTGACCCAGCAGGGCTTCCTGTCCTCCGAGCCTTTCGTCATCCGCAAGGCCGGCGTCGAGCCGGTCGTCCATCTCCTCGCCGATGCCGGCTTCGAGAACTACAACACCACCATCACGATCTCCCGCAAGATGGTGCAGGAGAAGAAGGAGGTCGTGCAGCGCTTCGTCGACGCGACCGCCGAAGGCTGGGCTGAATACATGAAGGGCGGCCCAAACATCGCCGCCGCCAATGCCCGGATCCTGAAGGACAATCCCGACATGGATCAGGAGAAGATCGACTACGCGCTCAAGGTGATGAACGAGAACGGCATCGTCACCTCGGGCGATGCGAAGACACTCGGCATTGGCGCCATGACGGATGCGCGCTGGGCGAGCTTCGCCAAGACGATGACCGAGGCCGGCGTCATCCCCGCGGGCGTCGACGTGAAGAAGGCCTACAGCCTGGAGTTCATCAACAAGGGCGTCGGCAAGCCCTGATAAGCGTCATGCTCGGGCTTGCCCCGAGCATCTCTTGCCGGAGATTCTCGGGTCTGCGCTGCGCTCCGCCCGAGAATGACGGCCCTGCACACAACGGATCATCAGGCCTTTGGACACAGCCTATCTGAGCACACATCCGGCAGCGGGCGCGGCGAGCGGGGCTCCCCTCGTTTTGATCCGGCGGGTCTCCAAGCAGTTCGCCAACGGCACCATCGCCGTGCGCGACGTCGATCTCGATCTCGGCACCGGCGAGTTCATCAGCCTGCTCGGCCCCTCC
This genomic interval from Bosea sp. 29B contains the following:
- a CDS encoding ABC transporter substrate-binding protein gives rise to the protein MTMKYRLDRRAALGLLGGSAASVLIPVPGARVNAQTLDKVSYQTNWRAQTEHGGFYLAAANGIYKKYGLDVDIRPGGPQQNPTQLLLGGRVDMIMGNSLEALSFAQENLPFLCIASIFQKDPQVLISHPGQGNDSLAALKDKPILIAAQARVGFWPFLKLKFGFRDEQIRPYTFNMAPFLADKKLTQQGFLSSEPFVIRKAGVEPVVHLLADAGFENYNTTITISRKMVQEKKEVVQRFVDATAEGWAEYMKGGPNIAAANARILKDNPDMDQEKIDYALKVMNENGIVTSGDAKTLGIGAMTDARWASFAKTMTEAGVIPAGVDVKKAYSLEFINKGVGKP